The sequence AGCATagctttattttctattttgataGCTTTATTTTCTAGCGTTACATTTGAATCATGATCACATTTCATGCCTCAGCGAAAGAGAGAATTTGATCGCAGACGTTGCCAAGATGCTGCTAATTCTGTCCCCAGCCATTAAGTGGTTATTATCCAGGTTCCAGCACAAGTAGGTCTTATAATGATGATCTATCATTGACGCGGCTTAACACAGCTGGTACCATTCTATAATGATGTTTGCGAAGATAAGTCAATCCTTCGCGCACACTCAGAGGGCTATTCCAATTAAAACGGCAAGGATATCGATGTACGAAGACTTCACATAACTTAAAGCACAAGacctgaaagtgaaaataagtcaaaccaTATTAAAGTGACGACCATCTATGCCGTTACCTTCCCAGGACTTTGGCATCTTTACAAACATGCGCACGAGTGTGCCGAGCTGTTTTTACCAGGTTATTGCAGGTTCTGAGTGAGCACTAAAAACGTCTATCAAATATGTCACTGCCACTTATCGTCTTGCGAGGCATAGTGAATGGCCAGCAATATGTGCCTGTATCTTTTTCATTGCATAACCTACAGAGTTTATACGTGGGGCCATACATATACATTCCTGGCATGCCTAGTTTTGTTCTTTATATTAAAGTATTATATTTAACGACGAAATCGTCGTGTGCCTAAATCGCATTGAACGTTAACGTTTTATAGCGTAATAGATTTCAGTTGGGAAACATGTTATGTTGCATTTCGTCGTAAACGTTGATACAAAGATTACGACGAGGCACATGCAGGATATGTGGTTCTACATATAAAACCTAATGCGATGTCGAGAAGTCATATAGCTATAGCCAGGCACATTTTGCCAGTCATGCGTCAAATGGCTGCACATAAGCACCACTTAAGCGATAGTTAACGTTTGAAGTGTCTACAGTCAATGGTTCATGTGGATGGGCCGTAATGTCTTAAGGAGGCATTCCTctgtttatttggggtttcaattggaggcggcacaccctcaagtctagcgaccatctcttccagggaactatcctgaagcaaaatgaCTGTGCATGGCCAGGTGAGAGGATATTCCATCAGCTACAAGACAAACTGAGTTCCGacccttcaacttctctaatttgaaaaaaattagagTAATTTTGAAAATTAGAGGGAAAAGAATAttgttttcatgtcaaaaataatgcacaaattCGAGCATTTCGTATTGGATAGAATAAAGAATATGTTTACGATAAACGCGACTGATGTTggcagaaagaggaaaaccttGCTAGTAATCGAGCCAATTATTACgtaaattctagtactacagtttttttttaaatcatccacggcgcgtgGTATTATACACAGTAtctcagaggtcaatctaggtcaggAAATCGCTTTACATTCAAGTCTTAGCTTCGGAGGGATACCCGGAAATTACACCACTCAGTCCGAAGCACTTTTGAGAAATATAAACTCAAACCTAGACACTCGATACCCTTTCGTCACTTTATaccctttcgtcacttttttgtcgcgcactgCCGTCGCGGAAGAACTGAGATATGCACCGTTAAGGGGGCGATAGTCATGGCTGTAAACTTCACTAACGTTAGATAACCACTAAGCACCCGCAATAACCATAAAGATCCAGGTTGACGTCTCTGGGTATGCTATCACTCTCATATATAGGAGAGAAGCTGCCGACGTTCTATTCTTTGTAAAGGCTATGCGGAACATATATGACTCAGACATAGtgaaatatgtttctttttcatctAGAGACACTTAAGAAGCTTTAGGGTCAACATGGTAATACCTTTTAGAACTAAAACTCAGCAGTTTGCTACTTCATACATTGCAAGACTCATTTGCATTTGGAATGGGCTAGATGGGAACCTGAGGGCCATGGCCTCACACATATCCACCTTCAAACGACAGCTGTTATTGCTTAAAACACCTACACATTCGATTCACACAGCTCTACGATACAGACGTCCCGCGCACCTGAACTTCGTTTTGCTCCTGTTCTATGTGCTTCACCACAAGAAAACGTCGCATAACTAATTAAAATGTTTCAATGATTAGATATCTATTCAACGGTTGAAGTAAAAATGCGCACACTGTTGAAATAAATGTGTTCTTATTGTATTGTCTCTTTACTCTTGTTGAACTGACAATGTGCGTTTTAATGTTGGTTCCTACcctatgtataacgttatatatatatatatatatatatatatagtatgtatgacgtacatacgaatgcggcaaacggaacatagagatacagatgcgaacactcacCACATCCACCGATCACAATACTCTTTCGAAagaggttaccctccggtcacagagtaataaaacTACTGTTTCTGTATCTGAACCGACCCAATAAACATTACCCACACGGACTGGTTAGTATGGAGTCACGAAATTCAAGGAAAAGGACATTTGGCGTTGACTCTGTATTCAATCGGGGCGTTCctcttatgtaacgttacatataaagTAGGGCTCGATGACAATATTggacaaactgaaaaaaaatactgCTTCCGTTTAGTGCAATTCTGGGCTGCTTCCCATATCACAACATATGATATATTTCCAGCATTAAAGATAATGCGAGAGAAGTTTTCCAGTTGAATGACGTTGACATTTATTGTTACAGAGCACATAAATATACTGTAGTAGTTTTATGGCTTGCAGAGGTATTTAGTAATACGTATAACTATACATGTAATTCTATTAGAATATGtttctgaaatgaaaataagtAGAATACGTATCAATTCATCAACGCTTGTGCTCCTCCTGTATGAAGTATCATGTTTCAGTTTCCAGTTCGTGGTTTGATGTGCGTGGTTCGGACAGGTCGGTGATTGACGCGCTTAGGCCACAATTGACTGCCTTAGCTGGTAATGATCGTAGTTAATTACCATTCCTTATGTCGTGTCATCATTTGTGCGTCATCCGTCGATTCGTTTCAAATAAACAGGATGGTAGCATGCATATGGTGGCCTTGGGCCAGGGCTGTTGACGCGCGATCTATCAGCCTAGAAACTACGCCAATTGCCTCACACGGCTCGTGTGAAGATGAGCACTTCACTTTTCGCCGCGAAGCGAATGAGGAGCCTAATAACGAGGAACCTACATGTAATTACAAAGTTTCAGCGGCAGGGTAAAGCAGCCCTTTGGGTATTCCCTCATTTGGGAAGTTAGAAGGGGTACCCGTCAGATTACCCAGTCAGAGGGCTGCTGAAGTGAGACCAGCGCGCCGGGCGTGCGCTCAACAGTATTGACCTTTCCCACCATGTTTGTCTTCGATAAGATTAGGTTTTCGGTTTCGCCGTGGTGGAGCAGCTGGGTTGTGGGTGTTGGTGCAGGTCAACActcaacagtataactcgaaAAGGAAGGTccagtttgaaaatggttcacCAGGTATTTTACTACAGCGGGCTAagtatgtttgtgggtgtgaATACTTGGATCCTTTTTTTCAGCCCATAAGCTATCATACATTGTAGGTAATTATTTAAATCTTCCTTAGACGCTTGGATGGTTCTGTATACGGGTAATTTTGGTGTCAGGGCAGGGGTtgcaaaaaggaaggtcaaatTCGATAACGGTACTGCTTAACTTCCGCTATGATTATCTCctgtttttaatttgtcataTATATACTACAGTACTGAAGACTCTATAATCCTGTAAAATCTACATTCTGCAATGTGATAGAGCCATCATAACACCGTATCATTTGAAATATCACAAAAACAGACACTATTCATGGTGACCCTTTTTAGTTGTTCGTGGAACTGTATctgtggtatggttgaaatatgaaCAAAATTCATTCCCCGCAAACACCAAAACGTAGAGAATGTCACAGCAACTCGCGTAATAACAACTGATAGCCTAAGGATTAATCCATCCACCTATACTTGGAGGAATCCCTAAAACTAATAAAAGTAACGATAAGTGTGGTAGTTTCTTTAACcgaggtgtggttctcctcacACACATCTTCGACTCTCGTCCCATTTTTTGAGAGGACGTCTCTAGTCTAATGAAAGCTAGGTACTAAGTTTCACATGTGTCTAGTGAGGAGGTAGATGTTGATAAGTTGGACCTGCTGAGGGTTAGAACTCAGAACCCGTAGACTCCGAATAAACAGCCTAAAGAAGAAGACCAATAGCCACCATACGCTGAGGAAGAAATCCACACATACGTAACATGGTGGTGGACGTGCAACGCATGCCTTTTTGTCACCACACACTAAATAAGACTAAGGACCTTGTGTTTGTACTAaaaaggacgttatataacgtgcTTGTTAGTACAAACACAAGGTCCTTAGTTATATAAAGTTATATAAAgcacgttatataacgtccttggtattaATGAGCAAAACTGTTGATTACATGTCATCTCTGTGTCGCTTGTTCATCGTCTACTCCTTTGAAGAAACCGTTTCAGAAGCTTGTCTAATTTAATTGGCGCAAAGACGTGAACCACAACATGGgataacagacagacaaacatctTTGACGACTTATGCAAAAGAATGGTTCTGGTGCATCTTCAGTCGTTTACTTTATCTTTTTATAACGAATTTCGATAAACATCATCACCTAAGTGTCAAGCCGGAATAGTGTAAGGCCACAGTCGTAATCAGGACTCTGTTTGGTTTAATGGTAAGAATTAAAATACATAGCAAAAGTCTAGTACTACAATATTAAGACTTTTCTGTTCAAaatgtgtttacatgtgttgATTTGCACAAAAGAAGCATTGATGTATTAGAATTATACAGGAGGAGAGAAGACGCCTACAAGGTGTAAGCTAATCACCCTTCCTTCAAAACGTTAACTGGTAATTGCAGTTAACTGGTACTTGCAACTGTTACCACAGTTATCTAGATTCAAACGATGCCGAATATAGGAACAGCACTCGATGCCCTGAAGCACACTCAAGATGCACCTGGCCTTTCTATCTCTAGCTCTTCTTGATTTCAAATTGGCAATTTAATCACTGGTTTTGGACCTGGCAACAGCTGTGTTACTCAGTAATGAGCTGATCTTTGATGAGGACCCTCCGAAGACGCACTAACGAGGCACGATGTATTGCGTATTTTCGTGTAGCGTACATTACAGTGCGGCTTCAGTGGTGCTCGATGTTTTTCACCAAAGCGTGTGTAGTCACCCCTCCACTTCTCCAAAACCACGGATTAGTTTGACACTCAAGATTCCCCTGCCCAACAAGTGCCCATGTCGAAGCACCGGGGTAGTATAACGTTATTTTCGGCGTGATCTCACCAGCAAAATTCAGGATGACCTAGAAAAAAATTTTCAGTgcgtaaaaaaaaagtatcagtcTGTAGCCTTATGCTCTTAGCTCCGtctattctttctttctttcagacaAATGACCATGGTCTGTAACAAGTTCATCACGTTGATACCAGAAAAAAAGATGATCAAACACAAGTTCTGTATAGGAAGGAAATATCCAGGAAGAAGTTCATAAATCGTTCGTCATTTTGTTTGGATTTCTGTCTTAACTGAGTTTGTGTTCATTGTAATCTGTTAGAAAAGGATGCCGATTTTGCTCAGATATTGTGATCCGGCCGAGCGTATGTAAGGCCGTGCTGATTGGCCATGGAGTGGACACATGACTTACAGCATacaaagtatggtataccgaacaattgAGTTTTCGTTTTCGTTGTTTCACATCGTCTTTGTTGCAAAGCTGACTCTAGAATTTACTTTTGCATTCTATGACACTAGtatcctttttttattatttttttgtcaaatttgtggCATATATGAGTTCGttttacagctgttttgtgCAATTTACAGTAAAgacagaaaacttttttttgtaaaaatagACGAACATTGATGTACGCGTGGATGTCATCGTTGGTATATGATCAAACACAAGTTCTGCATAGGAAATATCCAGGAACAAGTTCATTAATCGTTCgtcattttgtttgaaatttctgtCTTAACTGATTTTGTGTTCATTTTGGTCTGTTAGAAAAGGATGCCGTTTTGCTCAGATATTGTGATCCGTCCGAGCGTATGTAACTGTAGTGCTGATTGGACGTATGGCTTAGCAAGGCTTAGTAAGGTATAACAAACAATAGAGTGAAAGTTTTCGTTGTACCACATCGTCTTCGTTGCAAAACTTACTTTTGAATTCTATGATACtagtatctgttttctgatgattttttttttcaaatttacagcatacatgtatatgagttTCTTTTACAGCTGGTTTGTGTAATTTACGGTACAATAACGCcaggaaacttttttttgtggaaacTGAGTATAATTGATGTACGCTCGGATGTCATCGATAACATGACCTAAAGTCTTGTGCTGACTCGATTGTTTGTTCGATGTTTCATTGTTACTGTTTATCTCTGACTAAACAGGCGTATCTTTGTACGCCTGACTTCCGACTGAATCTAGCCAGGATGCCCCAGACGCCCAGacgatttgatttgatttgatttattagaatTGCAACGACACAATACAGGTGAGTCGCAGGCAGTGATAGGCTGGTAGTTCCCGGAAAGAAACCTACCGAATTAGACGTTACTTGATCAGGATAAAAAGTCCACCCTGATTAAGTAGACCTTTTACTACTTTGGTATTGCTGTCCATGGATCCAGCGTCACACGTTTATACGTTTAACATGGCGCCGTCATTAAGCTCTTTGCAGGCATCAATAATACCATCTACGTGTATATGGTATAGGCATTTGTACAGACATGTAATCTACAGCGCGGTAGGAACGTCCATAAGCTTGTGTAAGTCATGTCATACTAATGTGGGATGACAGAGCACATTCCTACTAGTTTGGATATTGGTTTACACTCGCTTCCCTCGAACGATTTCATCGGCGTTGGGATCGAGTTCAAACTACGCTCGTACTAAGGATGGTACCCGGGCTATGGTGTTATATCTGAGTATGCTAAATCCATATAATACGATGGATGGGACATGACACTGGGGGTACACATAAAGGCACGGCTGACATATTAAAGGCATGATTGTTTTGCCAAAATCTGGAGGAATATTTCGTTGAATTTGTACCTTTTGTACCTTATGTGCCAGTTTTATCGTAATGTGCCAGTAAATATTCGTATTGCAAATATGTACACAATCACCTCCCTgaattgttttcagtgtgtccGCCTGTCTATAGCCGCATGTTAGGCGCGTCTCACCACAGATCGGGTGGCAGGAGGTGCCAGGAAGTGTTTCTGTTATGTTCCAGAGTCTGTCATTTCATTTCCAGCTCTCTATTACACACGTGCACGTACACTTCTGCCTGTCGCCTTAACTGTAAAACAATCAAGGCTTTTCCATGATCAACGAGGAAATTTCATAATTCTGctaattttgacattttatttAAGGAATTCTATACATGTGACATAGGAAAAAGAGGGTGGGCAGAGTATCCCTTAAGCATCAATGACAAATAAGTATCATTTGTATAATAAATCGACAAGTACCTTATTCCAGCCAAGAAGACTTTATTCCTTACCGATAAACGCTGGGACATCATGATTATGTGAGTTAACAGTTGACCATCACCATGCATAGATGACATAGATGtgaatgtcatttgcataattagtgaggaattgagaaaCTTTCGTTAACTTTACTTAACTATAGAACAATAAAATTAAACTCAAAACGTTTCAaggaggtatgagatcttcgaACGCTTGTTTTCGTTTAACTCCGCtttggttgattggttgattgtgTACCAGTATTCACAGACTttcaacaaaatcaaacaactAAGATTGACTCTCTGATTGTTGGGTATCAAAAGCGTGGTGATCACTGTACTGCAATATTCATACTCCTATGACGTGATGATCGTTTTGAAACAGTGCACCACGTTGGCAGAACGCTCCACAAATAACCTAATACGGTGTCCAGCGAGGTCATATGATCATGTTATACGTCAACTTCTGAAGGTACTAGAGGTGAGTTAGTCCCGATTGGTTGAGGAGTTGCCCCCGCTTCTCCCGTTATACTAATCCCCACCCACTGCAGTAGACTTACGCTTACGTATCATTACCGCCGAGCATCTCATAACTATAACCTGTAACCTGCCATTGCCGTCTATGCGATAACTGGCTGTGGGCAACATGGTTTTCTCAAACGCAACGGTATATCTGAACGACGaacattcatattttgccaACAACAGTTCGTTGGAAAATCTTATGCTTGCCTTTGATCTTGATGAGCTCATGAAAGCCTTCTTGGAACTTGTTGGAGACAACGAAACGTCAGCGGACGCTACCAGAAACCTACTCGGCAATGCTGGCCCCGGAGGCCCGACCAACACTTTAGACGGATCTGAGATAGCGATTGGAGTTCTGTACAGCCTGATCATGCTCGTTTGTGGAGTCGGGAACTTTCTCCTCCTGCTCGTGCTTCTCCTCTACAAGGAGACCCGCACGACTACCAACCTGCTCATCGGGAATCTGGCTCTGTCGGACCTGCTGGTGTCCCTTCTGTGCCTGCCGTACAATATGGATTACCATGTTGTACACGCTGGCTCGTGGCGTCACAGCACAGCGCTCTGCGCCGTGGTCAACTTCTTCACCTCCGTGTCACATTACGTCTCAACGCACGCACTTCTGGCCATTGGTGTGGACAGGTGGGTGGCAAGGGATTATTAGCTAGTCTACACAGTATTACTGAAATGGTGTGCATTTATCTTAATACTCCTCCCCCATCTATCTGTCCACCTGTATGTCTACAATCATGATTTTCAAGGTCAACCAAAAATCTCGTAACACCATATAAAACTACCTATcattcatttatatatatatatatatacagtttatatatatatatatatatatatatatatatatatatatatatatgacgaATTTTTTGTGACCTTGAAAATTATTTTTCcaatgttctttttttgtaatatttgaaTCTTTGTATGGCAGTCATCTCCCTTTGAAAGAAATCTAGAGGTTATGTTGGAACTATATTTTTTGCAGTGTGCGTGAATTTGCAGTCCTTAGCAGGTTAGTTCTAACCTTCCATCCCCTGGACCTACCTGCCTTTTTGTATGGTGGTCACTAGCACCATTCACTTACTGGATTATAAATGATAAATCTGTGACGTTACTTTACTAAAAATGAATTGGCTTTGTATTCATTAAGATGTCTTTTTGTTAAAGTAACACCGACTCTTGGACTTGATCTCGTCATCAAGTTCCATTTACCTAGCATCACATATTTTCGTAATAAAATGGTGTAAGAGACACACACCGCTTAGAAACAAATGTACACATACCTGTGCCTGATGACCAGCAGAAAAGTGTCAATTCTCTTTAGGTTCGATTCTTATTAGATAACAGtaactttttgtattgtttaaACGTTATGCTACAGTGATTGTTTCTCGTTATGGTCAGATAGTAGTTTCTCTTTACTTTTGTCAGATTcttttgatttcattttcatttatcatAAGATCCCTGTTTGTCGTCAGTTTCAGCCCACGCATACGTATTTTATTcatactttttttccttttacatCTATATGTTGCTCGTTTTGTGCTTTTatgctgtattttttttactgtgaaaCATGAACTATNNNNNNNNNNNNNNNNNNNNNNNNNNNNNNNNNNNNNNNNNNNNNNNNNNNNNNNNNNNNNNNNNNNNNNNNNNNNNNNNNNNNNNNNNNNNNNNNNNNNCCTGCGGTGTACGTGCCTACGTAGGGACAGTCCGCGCTGACGTCAGTAAGTGGCGGTTCCGTATGCTGTGGCGAACCCGTTCATCAAAGCGATTAGAGGATCAACAAGTTATACATGTTGGACAGACTCGACCGGTTGTAATGGCTGAACACTTGTTAACTGGTTGGTAACGACGCCATTTAAATATACAAAAAGTGATGAACTGCTACGTGACATGGGAAGCggtatacccctgtcacattatccacgatcttcgggcgtatcgatggaagatcggccatattcaagatcgacagagggttgcgcgtatttttcacctgaaaccgtccctgtcacatataagtcatactttgtaccttatacatttgttgcgcaataaagttattactaTAAGCGAGGCTGGCGGGCGactgccgcagaatcgtcgtccgatcgattttcgccgaatgtgacaggggtattagaaCACTCTTTAACAGGTTGTTTTTTCCCGATATGACCTCCAACAGTTTGTCGATCCGTGAAGATGAATGGTGTTGGTTTTACGTGGCTGCAATTGAAGTGTCATCAATAAacgagaaagagagagagagagagagagactgacaATACATAAAGATATATTCCTGGCTAAAAATACCAGACTCTAATTAGCAGTAGGTGTAGGTGTGCCATATCCTTTCTAACGTGCATACAGATTGGTAAATTTGAAGTGAAAGCATTTAGAGTAGAAGCTACTGTCTGATTTTCCTGCTCACCTTCGTGCGTAGAATTGAAAGAATAACAAGTGTTGAGTACCAAGGTGACACCAAGATCGAGTAGTGTAGACTGTTCTACCGGGGCAACTCTTGCGTCTTTCTTTGAAATTATAACGTTGACCAAATAAGGTGTTATCGCAGAGCAGAGTATGCTAAATCAGCATATGTTTTCACCCAGTAGATTGGAGTTATATgtagatatatatttttgtacataaaaacatacaaaatggatAAAACATACTATGAAGACATGCACACATCAGGTAGACATCTTCCCAGCACACTGGACACTTAATGGTACCGGTAAATTGATGGCTGCATGCAAGTTTCTGTGGAGGCCTGTCAGTGGACTGCATGTGAATTGGTTCAGTCATTTGACAGTAGAAAAAAGCTTTCCTTCCGTGTAACCACTTGTGAAATGTTCTTGCACTTCACCTTGAACATGGACTACAAGGTCAAATCTGAATCAAAGTGATTCTAAAAAGACACGTTGCTGGTGAATGCGATCTCAGGTCTGACAATATTCAGTGCATAGTTACACGCTTGCAAGTGCACTATATGatttatattcatttatttcgaGCAACACATCATTTGCTTGCCACTACATTTGACTTAACAATATCGTCCAGCACAGAAAAGTATGCAATTCTGTCTGTGGATGTGACATACTTTTTTCTGATCATAATGATCTAATAAACTATTCATTAATTCATACAGCCACCCCATAATTACAGACGAAACATAAAAAGGTTTCTACGTTTGATTTACTTCTGAAGACGTTACACACTTATCCAGTAATAGTCCTCATTAAAGACATGCGTTTATGTTATTACAGATCAACATACTGCAACTATGGACTCGTGATAACTTGATTTCCGTTTGTTGTCGCAAATCACATTTACCATTGCAGCTATTCGGTGCTAAAGATGCATGCTTGAGCGATTTGGAGAGAAAACCGACATTGTCTGATCTCAGGTTAAATGGAAATGTACATCGTATTGAAATGAATTGCCAAAGCAAGGCAAAAAATATTATTCTGATGTCCGTCTACGCTGTAGCTCAACAGCTAAACTTATCCCTGCCTTGATGCACCACGGAACTTACCGACTTGTAATTGGAAGACCTTGCAGGCAATTAGCTGGCACAAGGCCAAGAACTGTGCGTGTCCGGGTGTGAGATAAGCGGGAGTGATTTTCATTCATGTCGGTGTCTTTTGAGCAATCTCATTACCACCGGTGCCACTTCCAGCACCCTCCCGGTAGACGGGATAAGGTGGTAGATAATACAAGCGGTAGCAAAGTTCCTCTAATCAGGTTGAACTCCGTGGCTCAACACATCACCGCAGACCATAATCCTGGGCTCAGACAGCCTCGCGAACATGTCCCTGGTCATTTCCAACTTTGGTCTTTCCATACAAAGCACTCGATATTGCGTCGAAGATTTCCTCCGAGACCGGCGAGTGTGCGGTTGcgtttgttgttgcttttaGAAGGGGGATGTATTTGCAGATCTGGCTTGTCCGTTCCTTGTTCATTGATCTGACTCGCCAGAGCTGCCGGAAATTGATTTGAGACTGACAGAGGATTACGGTAATCCGTATTGAAAATTAGCTCCATTCCAGCGAGGAGGCATGCATACAGGATGTTAATAAACGTTAGTTTTGGGTTAGACCAGAAAATGCACCTCCTTCCCGATCCACATCGGTATTTCGTAGCTGAATCCTTCTGCAGCTACAATGattactactacttctactccTACTACTACATACCGAAGACAGCCTTGCTGAAAATCTAAACGGTCtgaagttcattttgtactTGTTATTGCCCCCTGATCACTGGATATTTCCCATTTATGGACCTTTGTGTGCTGAAGTTTAGTCCAACACCATCCTGTCTCTTGATTAAGGCCTTGAGGTGTCGTCCTGATAGATGTTTGGATCTTACTTAAGCTTGCATCGAATGTTTTGTCACTGATGTCCTAATAATGTTCAAAACAGGAAATCACACCAAGGACATCACTCTAATGATGCTCTAGTGACAGTTAGTGAATAGCTAGTATTTCCCACTGTACCTACCTACACGCAGTGTGCATAGAGACAGCCACGTCGCGCTAGTTGTTCTACCAGTCCAATGCATCTCCACTTGCTTATCTGTCCCTTTCACTtgaaaacagaag comes from Branchiostoma floridae strain S238N-H82 chromosome 2, Bfl_VNyyK, whole genome shotgun sequence and encodes:
- the LOC118409102 gene encoding prokineticin receptor 2-like, with the translated sequence MVFSNATVYLNDEHSYFANNSSLENLMLAFDLDELMKAFLELVGDNETSADATRNLLGNAGPGGPTNTLDGSEIAIGVLYSLIMLVCGVGNFLLLLVLLLYKETRTTTNLLIGNLALSDLLVSLLCLPYNMDYHVVHAGSWRHSTALCAVVNFFTSVSHYVSTHALLAIGVDRYLVVQNARTRRFNPCWTSVVIWVTALVLALPGAIFSRTVPYQRQDSVFCGVLWPVSLQQVYKGFHIFLVVGEFAIPAVVMSVFYSVVVYKVWRRQFPGQRNASHARVQARSRRKSIRLFALFIMIIEDLTTQDM